The proteins below come from a single Drosophila kikkawai strain 14028-0561.14 chromosome 3R, DkikHiC1v2, whole genome shotgun sequence genomic window:
- the LOC108078807 gene encoding kallikrein-7-like gives MKVQSLVLWLPFILTNAGLAAGSLQVQSPVRTNNIGRFRRTTGGHVSHWVLRIMKGNDFVCGAAYISALYAVTSANCLHRYRLDLSALRVQLLKEEPEEPPFVGVSAIYVPKMWQSTHMDVAVVQLSARLSGSRNDFARLCSKPMSLNDTVEVVACGKEVQVATISIMDTKECASQYENLLSITVACGQEFTRTETCMFEAGCPVSAGEELCGIVAGSPSTCQKKLPGILTDLYRAREFVQKVISSENKVSKRSKMNR, from the coding sequence ATGAAGGTCCAAAGCTTAGTCTTATGGCTTCCGTTTATTCTCACGAATGCCGGACTCGCCGCTGGCAGCCTCCAGGTGCAATCGCCGGTAAGGACCAATAACATTGGCCGCTTCCGTAGGACCACGGGCGGGCATGTAAGCCACTGGGTACTTAGGATCATGAAGGGAAACGACTTTGTCTGCGGGGCGGCCTACATCAGTGCCCTGTACGCTGTGACCTCGGCCAACTGCCTGCATCGGTATCGCTTGGATCTGAGCGCCCTAAGAGTGCAGCTCCTCAAGGAGGAGCCGGAGGAGCCCCCCTTCGTCGGCGTAAGCGCCATTTACGTACCGAAGATGTGGCAAAGCACCCACATGGACGTGGCCGTCGTCCAGCTGAGCGCCCGTTTGAGTGGCAGTCGCAACGACTTTGCACGGCTCTGCAGCAAGCCCATGTCCCTCAACGATACTGTAGAGGTGGTGGCCTGCGGCAAGGAGGTGCAAGTCGCGACGATCAGCATCATGGACACGAAGGAATGTGCATCACAGTACGAGAACCTCCTGTCAATAACGGTGGCCTGTGGCCAAGAGTTTACCAGGACCGAGACTTGCATGTTCGAGGCGGGCTGTCCGGTGAGCGCTGGCGAGGAGCTGTGCGGCATCGTGGCCGGAAGCCCGTCCACCTGCCAGAAAAAGCTGCCCGGCATCCTCACCGATCTCTACAGGGCCAGGGAGTTCGTCCAAAAGGTAATCAGTAGCGAAAATAAGGTGTCCAAGCGCTCGAAGATGAACAGATAG
- the LOC121501905 gene encoding uncharacterized protein, which produces MLATTENGSMKKVVYTKTKNKQFDAPHLPQEVLRHLPVVDNPHRPSGLFINRPALETLKSASTDRCFFLMIDVIFLKTMSTRISSLIGGPWLYMLLQPVAAHIVLILATTEDGSLKKVVYTKTKNRQFDAREVLECLLAVVNELRGLGIEDHLLAIVADEGTNNALLVEAGYPVLVDLHHLFKRMDTNMGYVDVVLQAVHKHAVFRQNNGAEKFATIRAMTDSIPAAARRRILFEIKEVERVVAQRFAVLDSSTSGSATTKRGEHGPQTVHRDGCSHSRRPNGRAQTKSKAPRDPPAAEESGLPPQHAEKAGPRSVEVINICIFIRK; this is translated from the exons ATGCTGGCCACCACGGAGAACGGCTCCATGAAGAAGGTGGTCTACACGAAAACT AAAAATAAACAGTTTGATGCGCCACACCTGCCCCAGGAGGTGCTCCGCCACCTGCCCGTGGTCGACAACCCCCACAGGCCGAGTGGGCTGTTCATAAACAGGCCGGCTTTGGAGACCCTGAAATCTGCGTCCACCGACAGGTGCTTCTTCCTAATGATCGACGTTATATTCCTAAAGACGATGAGTACCCGTATATCCTCCCTTATCGGTGGACCGTGGCTATACATGTTATTGCAGCCTGTCGCAGCACACATCGTGCTCATACTGGCCACCACGGAGGACGGCTCCTTAAAGAAGGTGGTGTACACGAAAACC AAAAACAGACAGTTCGATGCTCGGGAGGTGTTGGAATGCTTGCTGGCAGTGGTCAACGAACTCCGAGGCCTGGGCATCGAGGACCACCTGCTGGCCATCGTTGCAGACGAAGGAACGAACAATGCCCTCCTTGTGGAGGCGGGGTACCCCGTGCTTGTGGACCTCCACCACCTCTTCAAGAGGATGGACACCAACATGGGCTACGTTGATGTCGTCCTCCAGGCGGTCCACAAGCACGCGGTGTTCCGCCAAAATAACGGAGCCGAAAAGTTCGCCACCATCCGCGCCATGACCGACTCCATCCCAGCCGCCGCCAGGAGAAGGATCCTTTTCGAAATAAAGGAGGTGGAACGGGTGGTGGCCCAGCGGTTCGCAGTGCTGGACAGTTCCACTTCAGGGAGTGCAACAACGAAGCGTGGAGAGCATGGGCCGCAAACTGTCCACAGAGACGGCTGTAGCCATAGCAGACGCCCTAATGGCCGAGCCCAAACTAAAAGCAAGGCTCCTAGAGATCCACCAGCTGCTGAGGAGAGTGGTTTGCCTCCTCAGCATGCTGAAAAAGCTGGACCTAGATCTGTCgaagtaataaatatatgcataTTTATAAGGAAGTAa
- the LOC108078832 gene encoding protein HGH1 homolog, which yields MDTVKELVQFMQPNQRLDLKAVALTHVLGLTGSAEGKSAILSLDEMLMAIFGLTYDENPTVAKDAVLSLINLTAEEEGAVQVFRLAKQVQPTFPIVDVAAKAIADEQSVLADPWSMVLSNLTRVESLVHEILDILERGDQTLPRLAKAFAQLDYNKKKCKLHYLAPVFCNLMQVPRGRELCCHNRYKLLEKLLPFASFEGSVVRRGGTIGILKNVCFDAVYHDVILNEQDSILVAILQPLCGPEEFSDEDNDKLPIELQYLPESKTREEDPDLRKMLLECLLQLCSTRRSREILRAKGTYEILREFHKWEAKVGRDSDCLLACENVVDILIKKEEEIGLDNYKTVEVPADQAEKFVQEDAEYVKTLLD from the exons ATGGACACCGTAAAAGAACTAGTACAGTTTATGCAACCCAATCAACGTCTGGACCTCAAGGCAGTGGCGCTGACACATGTTTTAG gtttaacTGGCAGCGCGGAGGGCAAATCAGCCATACTTTCGCTGGACGAAATGCTAATGGCCATTTTCGGCCTTACCTACGACGAAAACCCCACTGTGGCCAAGGACGCAGTGCTGAGTTTGATTAACTTGACCGCCGAGGAGGAGGGTGCCGTTCAGGTGTTCCGACTGGCCAAACAAGTGCAACCA ACATTTCCCATCGTGGACGTGGCCGCCAAGGCTATAGCAGACGAGCAGTCCGTTCTGGCGGATCCCTGGAGCATGGTTCTCAGCAATCTAACGCGCGTCGAGTCGCTGGTTCACGAAATTCTAGACATCTTGGAGCGCGGTGATCAGACACTGCCACGCCTGGCCAAGGCCTTTGCTCAGCTGGACTACAACAAGAAAAAGTGCAAGCTGCACTACCTGGCGCCCGTCTTCTGCAATCTGATGCAGGTGCCGCGGGGCAGGGAGCTGTGCTGCCACAACCGTTACAAGCTGCTGGAGAAGCTGCTGCCCTTTGCTTCCTTTGAGGGTAGCGTTGTCCGACGCGGTGGCACCATTGGCATTCTGAAAAACGTCTGCTTCGATGCGGTCTATCACGATGTTATTCTCAACGAACAGGACAGCATCCTGGTGGCCATACTGCAGCCACTGTGCGGGCCTGAGGAGTTTAGCGACGAGGACAACGACAAGCTGCCCATTGAACTGCAG TATCTGCCGGAGAGCAAGACCCGCGAAGAGGACCCCGACCTACGAAAAATGCTTCTGGAGTGCCTGCTGCAACTATGCTCCACTCGTCGCAGCCGGGAGATCCTGAGGGCCAAGGGCACCTACGAGATTCTGCGGGAGTTCCACAAGTGGGAGGCCAAGGTGGGCAGGGACAGCGACTGCCTGCTGGCCTGCGAGAATGTGGTGGACATCCTGATCAA GAAAGAGGAAGAGATAGGCCTGGACAACTACAAAACCGTTGAAGTGCCGGCAGATCAGGCCGAGAAATTCGTGCAGGAGGATGCCGAATATGTAAAGACTTTGCTGGATTAA
- the LOC121501843 gene encoding uncharacterized protein translates to MDFNAEIQCLQRGVAERDELLCELVEILRDHEPGLKRVLQSIYTLVQDNLLCSTQLVHKVILAVISGSQEEASERRRLLARALVCVQLQLRRIPADDGALVLQELLARASDDVHPYAGQILEHLFSDFVRVLGADCFLRLLDATRTILLSKEPQDRKSSYFLISKIQRMCEIDGEHSEALLNGLQCSAQQWIAFAVIVSVLEEQDPNLIGGTLETQLPQLQLMCSDLGERWLAWLRTICIRLLQEDRVQVLRKTLEYFLSHLSVEHLCRLGLLPEFLMATNRSQLFNYEDDNCLNEEQVKQFVAKGNVELLLEALVVVSWENVPLLVWILSLKSEQVESVPKELFIKLCLKVQTIDNSLLQNGARIHLMLIFKDTIDCFSLRDYMVCMESLFNKGDPLRDSQRLQDKIANCTDFEEHIDCFNQRSFDIFFRYIIFDNWQPSLSHTLCSKMGNLPKHKHGFLRFVFITKHDKLFTNFYRKFYNVDTSLLQTGKSLEEIQVHLLDRLDCQTDEETSFLKARCVDLFTLNLDSWGQLEELNLDPLELMEQGTYDTIFALARLLKSHRKRVTDETVLPALMSRIKFEDDLKNVVDYAYKNLTEEEFESVTINIIIQKKSVCLPDEKLSISLFLKLLLYGEPTTGMARIEEAYAYNTLHFVESSAGVRYNTLLHLEEYTNYQMKSQVFKELLRINGKLSIEHPQYTENSKVHRQKMRIASALIELRRYCDDPKSLETLLLPNDQLGINIMHEFLVGDCVKNIDWALDALPNLEPRQQESYLSIAYIFISKNLEKLNKKNKLSEIFSLLLPFIMGSTRSTRILAQLILHKLAVKCKEKSFCIHLAEVLVQKVEKSLGEKLPDLQSDPRLWLAELTMDYDMSDCILYITNPPFDEIGTRFSSSTHGRQYNRFKKIGQAFAASKLASSGEVAPPQTRSEGLTLPPTDANNSGKAAGLELILVASLLGGEINFPALRRTCEKFGFHSLVVADESHLAEASSGNLSIVKVKSENLVEFILAKQAEGYKAVSSKGSAGTPKFDHFEFPKKCILVLGHENNGIPINVAGVLDYVVEIPQFGFLDTNFGASLLIWEFFKQHCA, encoded by the exons ATGGACTTCAACGCGGAAATTCAGTGTCTACAGCGAGGAGTAGCCGAGCGGGATGAGTTACTCTGCGAGCTGGTGGAGATTCTCCGGGACCACGAGCCTGGCTTAAAGCGCGTGCTTCAGAGCATTTACACCCTGGTGCAGGACAACCTGCTATGCAGCACCCAACTTGTGCACAAGGTAATCTTGGCTGTGATCTCTGGCAGCCAGGAAGAGGCATCCGAGCGCCGCCGCCTGCTGGCCAGAGCCCTCGTCTGCGTCCAGCTGCAGCTGCGCAGAATCCCTGCCGACGACGGCGCGCTCGTGTTGCAGGAACTCCTAGCCAGGGCTTCGGATGATGTTCATCCATATGCGGGCCAGATTTTGGAACACCTGTTCAGTGACTTTGTGCGTGTGCTGGGAGCAGACTGTTTCCTGCGTCTGCTGGACGCCACTCGAACCATTTTGCTGTCAAAGGAGCCACAGGATCGGAAGTCATCCTACTTTCTCATCAGCAAGATCCAAAGGATGTGTGAAATTGATGGAGAGCATAGCGAAGCCTTGCTAAATGGTTTGCAGTGCAGTGCCCAGCAGTGGATCGCTTTTGCGGTCATCGTGTCAGTCTTGGAAGAGCAGGATCCAAACCTGATTGGGGGTACACTCGAGACGCAGCTACCCCAGCTGCAGCTGATGTGCAGCGATCTCGGAGAGCGTTGGCTGGCATGGCTAAGAACCATTTGCATTAGACTCCTGCAGGAGGACAGAGTCCAGGTGCTCCGCAAAACCCTGGAATACTTTCTGAGCCACCTGAGTGTAGAGCACCTCTGCCGCTTAGGCCTGCTGCCCGAGTTCCTGATGGCCACCAACAGAAGCCAGTTGTTTAATTATGAGGATGACAACTGCCTCAACGAAGAGCAGGTGAAGCAGTTTGTGGCGAAGGGCAATGTGGAACTCCTCCTGGAGGCACTGGTGGTAGTTTCTTGGGAGAACGTTCCTCTGCTCGTCTGGATTCTCAGTTTAAAATCTGAACAAGTGGAGAGTGTTCCTAAGGAGCTGTTTATTAAGCTGTGTCTTAAAGTTCAGACCATCGACAACAGTCTTCTTCAAAACGGAGCTCGAATTCATTTAATGTTGATATTCAAG GACACAATCGACTGTTTCTCTTTGAGGGATTACATGGTCTGCATGGAATCGTTGTTTAACaagggggatccattgcgtgACTCCCAGCGATTACAAGATAAAATCGCAAACTGCACAGATTTTGAGGAGCATATAGACTGCTTTAACCAGAGATCCTTTGACATTTTTTTccgttatattatttttgataattgGCAACCAAGTCTTTCACATACTTTATGCTCGAAAATGGGAAATCTTCCCAAACATAAACATGGCTTTTTGCGCTTTGTGTTTATTACTAAACACGATAAATTATTCACCAACTTTTATCGGAAGTTTTACAACGTGGACACATCGTTGCTTCAAACGGGAAAGAGTCTCGAGGAGATTCAAGTGCACTTGCTGGACAGGCTGGACTGCCAAACTGACGAGGAGACATCCTTCCTGAAGGCACGATGCGTGGACCTCTTCACTTTGAACTTGGATTCATGGGGCCAGTTGGAGGAACTAAACTTAGATCCCCTGGAGCTGATGGAACAAGGAACATATGATACCATTTTTGCTTTAGCACGCTTATTGAAATCACATCGGAAACGAGTTACGGACGAGACGGTATTGCCAGCTCTGATGTCGCGTATTAAATTTGAAGATGATCT TAAAAATGTTGTGGACTACGCATACAAGAATTTAACCGAAGAAGAATTTGAAAGCGTCACTATTAATATCATTATACAAAAGAAAAGTGTTTGCTTACCAGACGAAAAACTAAGTATTTCCCTGTTTCTGAAACTGCTGCTATATGGAGAACCCACCACAGGAATGGCACG CATTGAGGAAGCTTATGCATACAACACCTTGCATTTCGTCGAATCATCTGCAGGAGTTCGATATAATACTTTATTGCATTTAGAAGAGTATACAAATTATCAAATGAAATCTCAAGTGTTCAAAGAACTTCTAAGAATTAACGGAAAGCTGTCCATAGAGCATCCCCAGTACACTGAAAACTCCAAAGTGCACAGGCAAAAGATGCGAATTGCCTCTGCTTTGATTGAACTTCGCCGCTATTGCGATGATCCAAAATCTTTGGAGACTTTATTGTTGCCCAACGATCAGCTCGGGATAAACATTATGCACGAGTTCCTGGTAGGCGATTGTGTGAAAAACATCGATTGGGCGTTGGATGCATTACCAAATTTGGAGCCAAGGCAACAGGAATCATATCTCTCCATCgcttatattttcatttctaaaaatttggaaaaacttaacaaaaagaacaaattATCTGAAATATTTTCGCTTCTTCTACCGTTCATAATGGGATCCACTCGTTCCACGCGCATTCTCGCTCAATTGATCCTCCATAAATTAGCAGTCAAGTGTAAAGAAAAAAG tttttgtatTCACCTCGCCGAAGTCCTGGTACAAAAAGTAGAAAAGTCGTTGGGGGAAAAGCTTCCCGACCTTCAAAGTGATCCTCGGCTTTGGCTCGCAGAATTAACCATGGATTATGATATGTCAGACTGTATTTTGTACATAACAAATCCGCCCTTCGATGAAATCGGTACTCGTTTCAGTAGTTCCACTCATGGACGACAATATAACAg ATTCAAAAAGATTGGTCAAGCATTTGCTGCAAGCAAATTGGCATCATCCGGGGAAGTCGCACCTCCTCAAACCCGTTCCGAAGGACTCACACTCCCTCCCACGGATGCTAACAATTCAGGCAAGGCCGCTGGTCTGGAACTTATATTAGTGGCTTCTCTTCTTGGCGGGGAAATCAATTTCCCAGCACTGAGGCGCACCTGCGAGAAGTTTGGATTTCATTCTCTGGTTGTAGCCGATGAATCACATTTGGCGGAGGCTAGTTCTGGCAATTTAAG CATCGTTAAGGTAAAGTCAGAAAACCTTGTGGAATTTATTCTGGCAAAGCAGGCCGAGGGTTATAAAGCTGTTAGTTCCAAAGGATCTGCAGGCACACCCAAATTCGACCATTTCGAGTTTCCAAAGAAGTGTATACTGGTGTTGGG GCACGAAAATAATGGAATACCTATTAACGTGGCGGGAGTGCTGGACTATGTTGTGGAGATTCCGCAATTCGGCTTTCTGGATACAAATTTTGGAGCATCACTGCTTATTTGGGAGTTTTTCAAACAGCATTGTGCCTAG
- the LOC108078864 gene encoding natterin-3: protein MDGNNWLHFSHGAIPQEAVVAGHDSDGDTIFIGRAFYCNDLLPAKIIPNKGKAYVAYANQEVELENYEVLSGSNYVWLSAENGEVPPGAVRVGQNVDGEALYAGRGYHAGSLTVGKVHPSHGCLYIPYDSEEVKIFAYEVLSRRMEAR, encoded by the exons ATGGACG GTAACAATTGGCTCCACTTCAGTCACGGCGCTATCCCCCAGGAAGCAGTTGTGGCTGGCCACGATTCCGATGGCGACACCATCTTCATTGGCCGGGCTTTCTACTGCAACGACTTGCTGCCGGCCAAGATTATTCCCAACAAGGGAAAGGCATATGTGGCCTATGCCAACCAGGAGGTGGAGCTGGAGAACTACGAAGTCCTGAGCGGCTCCAACTACGTGTGGCTGTCGGCGGAGAATGGCGAAGTTCCGCCCGGAGCTGTGCGTGTGGGCCAGAATGTCGATGGAGAGGCGCTGTATGCCGGAAGGGGCTATCATGCCGGCAGCCTGACTGTGGGCAAGGTTCATCCCTCCCACGGCTGCCTGTACATTCCCTACGATTCTGAGGAGGTGAAAATCTTTGCCTACGAGGTGCTGTCGCGTCGCATGGAGGCGAGATAA